Proteins found in one Buchnera aphidicola str. G002 (Myzus persicae) genomic segment:
- the fdx gene encoding ISC system 2Fe-2S type ferredoxin, which translates to MPKIIFLPHKIILPQGAILEAKKGETILNIALKNNIQLEHACGQSCACSTCHCIIRKGFLSLSGGSEKEDDILDKAWGLESESRLSCQAIIGDVDIEVEIPLYNVNYVTEY; encoded by the coding sequence ATGCCGAAAATTATATTTTTACCTCATAAAATTATATTACCTCAAGGAGCTATACTTGAAGCTAAAAAAGGAGAAACAATATTAAATATAGCATTAAAGAATAATATTCAATTAGAACATGCATGTGGTCAATCATGTGCTTGTAGTACATGTCATTGTATTATAAGAAAAGGATTTCTTTCTCTTTCGGGAGGGTCTGAAAAAGAAGATGATATTTTAGACAAAGCTTGGGGTTTAGAATCTGAAAGTCGTTTAAGTTGCCAAGCAATTATTGGAGATGTAGATATTGAAGTAGAAATTCCATTATATAATGTAAACTATGTTACAGAATATTAA